A window of the Virgibacillus pantothenticus genome harbors these coding sequences:
- a CDS encoding ISL3 family transposase, which yields MQYHLIIDLLGIKDKQVEVWDIKEEPATWLVELYTKVKKQTCPSCKAKTKRVHSYRKQLIQGSNLSHTSVKISLRKRRYLCTHCHHTFYEHLQMVDRYQRCTNSLQMSARTYSAIGSFTDAARLSGMTTNRLIRLFDRHPLQTKKVLPRAIAIDEFKGDAGGERFQTVIADVENKEIIDILPDRKVDTIKEYLQSRDTSKVQIVVMDLSKSFKQAVQKALGNPLIIADRFHYMRQVYWALDEVRREVQRDLDKKPRIQMKRSKKLLWKSVYKLDEEESEKVQKLLDIDPRLQKAYALKNKLDQWFKESDKDTAKAGLEACMQTLKESGMDSFQRVYHTFQRWKTEILQSFMYPFNNGYIEGINNKIKVLKRKSYGIKNFSRLKNKILWQQEVNKLI from the coding sequence GTGCAATATCATCTTATCATAGATTTATTGGGGATAAAAGATAAACAAGTAGAAGTATGGGATATAAAAGAAGAACCCGCGACATGGTTGGTAGAGCTTTATACGAAAGTTAAAAAGCAAACATGTCCATCCTGTAAAGCGAAAACAAAGCGAGTGCACAGCTACCGAAAACAGTTGATTCAAGGGTCAAATCTATCCCATACATCCGTGAAAATTTCTCTGCGAAAAAGAAGATATCTATGTACCCATTGCCACCATACCTTTTATGAACATTTACAAATGGTGGATCGGTATCAAAGGTGCACCAATTCATTACAAATGAGCGCACGAACTTACTCGGCAATCGGTTCATTTACGGATGCAGCCCGTTTATCTGGTATGACAACGAATCGATTAATCCGTTTGTTTGATCGTCATCCCCTGCAAACAAAGAAGGTTCTACCACGTGCTATAGCTATTGATGAGTTTAAAGGAGATGCAGGAGGAGAGAGGTTTCAAACAGTCATTGCAGATGTGGAGAACAAAGAAATCATCGATATTTTACCGGACAGAAAAGTAGATACCATAAAAGAGTATTTACAATCCCGTGATACGAGTAAAGTCCAAATCGTCGTTATGGATTTGTCAAAATCCTTTAAACAAGCTGTACAAAAAGCATTAGGCAATCCATTGATTATTGCCGATCGATTTCACTATATGAGGCAAGTATATTGGGCACTGGATGAAGTACGCCGAGAAGTTCAGAGGGATTTGGATAAAAAGCCACGTATCCAGATGAAACGTAGTAAAAAACTGTTATGGAAATCGGTATATAAACTGGATGAAGAAGAGTCAGAAAAGGTACAAAAGCTTCTTGATATTGATCCCAGATTACAAAAAGCCTATGCACTTAAGAATAAGTTAGATCAATGGTTTAAGGAAAGCGATAAGGATACAGCTAAAGCTGGATTAGAAGCATGTATGCAGACATTAAAAGAATCAGGTATGGATTCATTTCAACGTGTTTATCATACGTTTCAGCGATGGAAGACAGAAATCCTCCAATCATTTATGTATCCTTTTAACAATGGATATATAGAAGGGATAAACAACAAGATAAAGGTGTTAAAACGTAAGTCCTATGGCATTAAAAA